One Nitrosomonas sp. PY1 DNA window includes the following coding sequences:
- a CDS encoding flagellar protein FlaG, which yields MNINALNVTNVYLPPPTANTQKSATNYLQVLPPSQVKDTQSETTSSSDQDVQHAVQKIQEAVANLAHNLRFSIDEDTGRTIIKVMDVHTDEIIRQIPTKEAIEIAHTLDRVQGLLFSDKA from the coding sequence ATGAATATCAATGCATTAAACGTAACAAACGTATACCTACCACCTCCAACTGCTAATACGCAAAAATCAGCAACTAATTATTTGCAGGTTCTTCCACCTTCGCAGGTTAAAGATACTCAATCTGAAACCACTTCCAGTTCAGATCAAGATGTCCAACATGCCGTACAAAAAATACAAGAAGCTGTAGCAAACCTGGCACATAACTTGCGTTTTTCTATTGATGAGGATACCGGCAGAACCATTATAAAAGTAATGGATGTGCATACAGACGAGATTATTCGTCAAATCCCAACCAAGGAAGCCATTGAAATTGCGCATACCCTTGATAGAGTACAAGGATTATTGTTTAGTGATAAAGCTTAA